In the Ramlibacter tataouinensis TTB310 genome, one interval contains:
- the hemF gene encoding oxygen-dependent coproporphyrinogen oxidase, whose protein sequence is MSGTPAVASVRDYLLGLQSRITDACTAVDGTPFLSDAWTKPAGEPLQGSGITRILEGGPVFERAGCGFSHVTGPRLPPSATQHRPELSGAPFEAMGVSLVFHPRNPYAPTVHMNVRMLAATPADGAPVFWFGGGMDLTPCYGFEEDARHFHRACRDALAPFGQDKYPRFKHWCDEYFRLKHRGEQRGIGGVFFDDFSELGFEGGFGMLRAVGDAFLGAYLPILQRRKELPHGERERAFQLYRRGRYVEFNLVWDRGTHFGLQSGGRTESILLSMPPLASWAYQNQPEAGSAEEALYREFLVPREWA, encoded by the coding sequence ATGAGCGGCACTCCCGCGGTCGCCTCGGTCCGGGACTACCTGCTGGGCCTGCAGTCGCGCATCACCGACGCCTGCACCGCGGTCGACGGCACGCCCTTCCTGTCCGATGCCTGGACCAAGCCGGCCGGCGAGCCGCTGCAGGGCAGCGGCATCACCCGGATCCTGGAAGGCGGGCCGGTGTTCGAGCGCGCCGGCTGCGGCTTCTCGCACGTGACCGGCCCGCGGCTGCCGCCCTCGGCGACGCAGCACCGGCCCGAGCTGTCCGGCGCGCCGTTCGAGGCCATGGGCGTGTCGCTGGTGTTCCACCCGCGCAACCCGTACGCGCCCACGGTGCACATGAACGTGCGCATGCTGGCCGCCACCCCGGCCGATGGTGCGCCGGTGTTCTGGTTCGGCGGCGGCATGGACCTGACGCCCTGTTACGGCTTCGAGGAGGACGCGCGCCACTTCCACCGCGCCTGCAGGGACGCGCTGGCGCCGTTCGGCCAGGACAAGTACCCGCGCTTCAAGCACTGGTGCGACGAGTACTTCCGCCTGAAGCACCGCGGCGAGCAGCGCGGCATCGGCGGCGTGTTCTTCGACGACTTCTCCGAGCTGGGCTTCGAGGGCGGCTTTGGCATGCTGCGCGCGGTGGGCGACGCCTTCCTGGGCGCCTACCTGCCCATCCTGCAGCGGCGCAAGGAACTGCCCCACGGCGAGCGCGAGCGCGCGTTCCAGCTATACCGGCGCGGGCGCTATGTCGAGTTCAACCTGGTGTGGGACCGCGGCACGCACTTCGGCCTGCAGTCGGGCGGGCGCACCGAGTCCATCCTGCTGTCCATGCCGCCGCTGGCGAGCTGGGCCTACCAGAACCAGCCCGAGGCCGGATCCGCCGAGGAGGCGCTGTACCGCGAGTTCCTGGTGCCGCGGGAGTGGGCATGA